A genomic region of Cydia amplana chromosome 5, ilCydAmpl1.1, whole genome shotgun sequence contains the following coding sequences:
- the LOC134648384 gene encoding mediator of RNA polymerase II transcription subunit 15, which yields MNNMDNLKLFSSMGSEENWRTPNFRQSVVSKIEEVIQRSGMQVARNSSEMENHVFNKAKTREEYMNMVAKLILHVREMSAQPKQNQGQAMQGPNQGQAGPNPQQNQQPNQQGPNQPSLAPDPINALQNLASQGTRNQMMNIGPQGQMQQQGVMGPNPGMMQGQMGQQTIVSQGQPQTATNLLQTLNQRPQLNMLQGKLQGTMGMVPNQPPMGGMGMSGMNPMGNQLQGQLGAGMQGQMMSNMPMGASMPMGGNMQCQPGMQGQMQGQMQGQMQGQMQGQMVGGMGNNPMVNSHMLHMRPKQEVGMVGYRQPPGQFLRQSPSPSAPSPNMPQPSPVSMQGVLGGALPSPLGLGALGACGAASPSAHLQHHAPQQRVSMGMVASPSSSLNTPVGASVASPSNEDAAYRDKVRQLSKYIEPLRRMVHRMVSEGENVEKLTKMKNLLDILSNPNKRMPLETLIKCEVVLEKLDFKRGDGLGVPASGKEQIFNPLLEVVNNCLSSPLANHTLKRTFGSTLDALNGPEIKNLPPPLKVPKMEEPAMEIPDVLQGEIARLDSRFKVSLETMQLAGGAGAISLVAMLDDARLPCVPAVLLAVPRGYPARPPARLRPRHGKHDKHEFLARVELAMDARVARLPKSCSVGQLLDAWEMSVRQACAPNPVSYTSVPALGL from the exons ATGAATAACATGGATAATTTGAAGTTATTTAGCTCGATGGGGTCGGAGGAAAACTGGAGGACGCCGAACTTTAGACAAAGCGTTGTTTCGAAGAT TGAAGAAGTGATCCAGCGGTCCGGCATGCAGGTGGCTAGAAACAGCAGCGAGATGGAGAACCATGTGTTCAATAAGGCCAAGACGCGGGAGGAATACATGAACATGGTGGCCAAACTCATACTGCATGTTCGGGAGATGT CTGCTCAACCAAAACAGAACCAAGGGCAAGCCATGCAAGGTCCGAACCAAGGCCAGGCCGGCCCCAACCCGCAGCAGAACCAACAGCCAAACCAACAAGGGCCAAATCAGCCCAGCCTGGCTCCGGACCCTATCAATGCTCTACAGAACCTCGCCTCGCAGGGGACGAGGAATCAGATGATGAATATTGGACCTCAAG GTCAAATGCAGCAGCAAGGTGTAATGGGCCCTAACCCAGGCATGATGCAAGGGCAGATGGGTCAGCAGACCATAGTGTCCCAGGGCCAACCGCAGACGGCCACCAATCTGCTGCAGACACTCAACCAGCGGCCACAGCTGAACATGCTGCAAGGGAAACTACAAGGGACTATGGGCATG GTCCCAAACCAGCCACCGATGGGCGGTATGGGCATGTCAGGCATGAACCCTATGGGCAACCAGCTGCAGGGGCAACTCGGGGCGGGCATGCAGGGGCAGATGATGTCCAACATGCCCATGGGGGCAAGCATGCCCATGGGCGGCAACATGCAGTGCCAGCCCGGCATGCAGGGGCAGATGCAAGGGCAGATGCAGGGGCAGATGCAAGGGCAGATGCAGGGGCAGATGG TAGGTGGCATGGGTAACAACCCGATGGTAAACAGCCACATGCTACACATGCGACCGAAGCAAGAGGTTGGCATGGTGGGGTATAGGCAGCCCCCGGGACAGTTCCTCCGGCAGAGCCCCAGCCCGTCTGCCCCCAGCCCCAATATGCCCCAACCCAGCCCCGTGTCCATGCAAG GCGTTCTGGGCGGCGCGCTGCCGTCGCCGCTGGGGCTGGGCGCGCTGGGCGCGTGCGGCGCGGCCTCGCCCTCCGCGCACCTGCAGCACCACGCGCCGCAGCAGAG AGTAAGCATGGGGATGGTAGCGTCCCCGTCTTCGTCTCTGAATACGCCGGTGGGAGCGTCCGTCGCGTCCCCCAGCAATGAAGACGCTGCGTACAGGGACAAAGTACGCCAGCTCAGCAAATATATCGAGCCGCTGCGGAGGATGGTGCACCGCATGGTCAGCGAGGGAGAAA atgtgGAGAAGCTGACTAAGATGAAGAACCTCCTGGACATCCTGTCGAACCCGAACAAGCGGATGCCTCTGGAGACCCTCATCAAGTGCGAGGTGGTGCTGGAGAAGCTGGACTTCAAGCGCGGGGATGGACTAGGCGTACCCGCCTCGGGGAAG GAGCAAATCTTCAACCCATTACTGGAGGTAGTAAACAACTGCCTATCCTCGCCGCTCGCCAACCACACGCTCAAACGGACCTTCGGGTCCACATTAGACGCTCTCAATGGTCCTGAGATCAA AAACCTACCACCTCCACTGAAGGTGCCAAAAATGGAAGAGCCCGCAATGGAAATACCAGACGTATTGCAAGGAGAAATCGCCAGGCTAGACTCACGGTTTAAA GTATCCCTAGAGACGATGCAGCTCGCGGGCGGCGCTGGCGCCATCTCCCTCGTGGCCATGCTGGACGACGCGCGGCTGCCGTGCGTGCCGGCCGTGCTGCTGGCCGTGCCCAGGGGCTACCCCGCGCGGCCCCCGGCCCGCCTGCGGCCCCGGCACGGGAAACACGACAAACACGAGTTCCTGGCGAGGGTGGAGCTGGCCATGGACGCGAGGGTCGCTAG ATTACCAAAAAGCTGCTCAGTAGGGCAGTTACTGGACGCTTGGGAGATGTCAGTCCGTCAGGCTTGCGCGCCCAACCCCGTCTCATACACCTCCGTACCCGCACTAGGCCTGTAA